A stretch of Anaerolineae bacterium DNA encodes these proteins:
- a CDS encoding S1 RNA-binding domain-containing protein — protein MQAERTSAPCDSDARAGAMAAGNPLEEWLRSFDEVVEVERGDIVEGTIVAISPTEILVDIGCKADGVVPSRELERMSPEELAELRVGDRIPVYVVKPEDMDGNVVLSIRRARSFYDWRKAEELMRSETIFDGRVVDCNRGGVIVPVGRLRGFLPASQIVSGETSGSERGRHTDDENRWRCLVGKTLKLKVIEVDRSRNRLILSEKAALRECRQAAKQKLIEQLQVGEVRRGVVTSICDFGAFVDLGGADGLIHLSELSWERVNHPSEVVQVGQEVEVYVLEVDYERQRIGLSIRQLQTEPWEKAIASLCVGQIVQGTITKVMPFGAFARIADCLEGLIHISELSDGRVNHPREVVKEGDVVPVKIVRIDPQQRRIGLSLKQAREELEEDFDWRQELEYSLKEEQQQAEDT, from the coding sequence ATGCAAGCAGAACGGACTTCAGCGCCCTGCGACAGCGACGCGCGCGCCGGGGCCATGGCGGCCGGCAATCCTCTCGAGGAATGGCTGCGGAGTTTCGACGAGGTTGTCGAGGTTGAACGCGGCGATATTGTCGAGGGTACCATCGTCGCGATATCGCCCACGGAAATCCTGGTGGATATCGGCTGTAAGGCCGACGGCGTAGTGCCCAGCAGGGAGCTGGAGCGAATGTCGCCGGAGGAGCTGGCGGAACTGCGGGTCGGGGATCGCATCCCTGTCTACGTGGTGAAGCCAGAGGATATGGATGGCAATGTGGTTCTCTCCATCCGGCGGGCCCGCAGTTTTTACGATTGGCGCAAAGCCGAGGAGCTGATGCGCTCCGAGACCATCTTTGACGGCCGGGTGGTGGATTGTAACCGCGGCGGAGTGATCGTCCCGGTCGGTCGGTTGCGGGGGTTTCTGCCGGCCTCCCAGATCGTCTCGGGGGAAACCAGCGGTTCCGAGAGAGGCCGACACACCGATGATGAGAACCGCTGGCGGTGCCTGGTGGGCAAGACGCTCAAGCTGAAGGTCATCGAGGTGGACCGCAGCCGCAACCGGTTGATATTATCGGAGAAGGCGGCACTGCGGGAATGCCGGCAGGCCGCCAAGCAGAAGCTCATCGAACAGCTTCAGGTTGGTGAGGTCCGCCGCGGCGTCGTGACCAGCATCTGCGATTTCGGAGCATTTGTAGACCTCGGCGGCGCCGACGGGCTGATTCACCTATCGGAGCTGTCCTGGGAGCGGGTGAATCATCCCAGCGAGGTCGTGCAAGTAGGCCAGGAGGTCGAGGTCTACGTCTTGGAGGTGGATTACGAGCGTCAGCGCATCGGGCTGAGCATCCGACAACTGCAAACGGAACCCTGGGAGAAGGCTATAGCGTCTTTATGTGTGGGGCAGATCGTCCAGGGGACCATTACCAAGGTGATGCCGTTCGGTGCGTTTGCACGGATTGCGGATTGTCTGGAAGGATTGATTCACATTTCGGAGTTATCTGACGGGCGGGTGAATCATCCCAGGGAAGTCGTCAAAGAGGGCGACGTGGTGCCGGTGAAGATCGTGCGGATTGACCCGCAGCAACGGCGCATTGGGTTGAGCCTGAAGCAGGCTCGGGAGGAACTGGAGGAGGACTTTGACTGGCGCCAGGAACTCGAATACAGCCTGAAGGAGGAGCAACAGCAGGCTGAGGACACCTAG